From one Perca flavescens isolate YP-PL-M2 chromosome 4, PFLA_1.0, whole genome shotgun sequence genomic stretch:
- the slc2a10 gene encoding solute carrier family 2, facilitated glucose transporter member 10 isoform X2, whose product MSSLGGLVFGYELGIISGALLQLKAEFRLSCVQQEALVSSLLIGALLASIVGGCLIDHRGRRNSILLSNVLILIGSLVLLIDSFSALVVGRMTLGFAMCISSMSCCIFVSEMVSPDRRGFLVTLYEAGITVGILAAYAMNYILSDSKRGWKWMFGLAVVPTMIQLVSIWFLPSSTKESLSQKYCFQTERDQISTVGNQEADDSEVSSSMENRKVQFNSMYLIQRKDNMRTRTVIGLGLVLFQQFTGQPNVLLYASTIFHSVGFQSNASAVLASVGLGLVKVIATLTSMVFSDRVGRRPLLISGCSVMALCLITIGFLSGHSLMNAKRPCNSEDFNVNRTDVPHLNVFDMPESQRLLNTNTQDVVLDQVRQKLPDTPLASPPGAHGTVVNWIILVCMMAVVSAYSVGFGPMTWLLLSEIFPPAVRGRAFAFTSCFNWAANLLVTFTFLNCIDAIGLSGMFLLYGMAAVAAAVFFFFMLPETKGKTLEQIDKELCSNKFYHSEECCCIISWRNTSPQYQRVHCQVSPSG is encoded by the exons ATGTCCAGTCTGGGCGGCCTGGTCTTTGGTTATGAGTTGGGCATCATCTCAGGTGCTTTGCTGCAGCTCAAAGCAGAGTTCAGACTCTCATGTGTCCAGCAGGAGGCTCTGGTTAGCTCTTTGTTGATAGGAGCTCTGCTGGCCTCCATTGTGGGCGGCTGCTTGATCGACCATCGGGGCCGCAGGAACTCCATCCTCCTCAGCAATGTCTTGATCCTTATCGGCAGCCTGGTCCTGCTCATCGACTCCTTCTCTGCACTGGTGGTGGGCAGGATGACACTGGGCTTCGCCATGTGTATATCCTCCATGTCCTGCTGCATCTTTGTGTCCGAGATGGTTAGCCCGGACCGAAGGGGCTTTCTGGTAACACTGTATGAAGCTGGAATCACTGTGGGCATCCTAGCAGCTTATGCTATGAACTACATCCTGTCTGACTCCAAAAGAGGGTGGAAGTGGATGTTTGGATTAGCCGTAGTACCAACTATGATTCAGCTGGTCTCTATCTGGTTTCTTCCATCCAGCACAAAGGAATCTTTAAGCcaaaagtattgctttcaaacTGAAAGAGACCAAATAAGTACTGTCGGAAACCAAGAAGCAGATGACTCAGAAGTCAGCTCCAGTATGGAAAACAGGAAGGTTCAGTTCAACAGCATGTACCTTATCCAGCGTAAAGACAACATGAGGACTCGGACTGTCATTGGCCTCGGACTGGTGCTCTTTCAGCAGTTCACAGGCCAGCCCAATGTTCTCCTCTACGCCTCCACTATCTTCCACTCAGTGGGGTTTCAGAGCAATGCCTCAGCAGTGCTGGCATCTGTTGGCTTGGGGTTAGTCAAAGTGATCGCTACTCTAACCTCCATGGTGTTTTCAGACAGGGTGGGCAGGAGGCCTCTGCTCATCAGTGGTTGCTCTGTTATGGCGCTGTGTCTGATAACCATTGGATTCCTCAGTGGGCATTCACTGATGAATGCTAAGAGGCCTTGTAATTCTGAGGACTTTAACGTTAACAGAACAGATGTAcctcatttaaatgtttttgacatGCCTGAGAGCCAAAGACTCCTTAATACCAACACACAAGATGTAGTACTTGATCAAGTTAGACAGAAACTACCGGACACTCCTCTGGCATCTCCTCCTGGCGCCCATGGCACAGTTGTGAACTGGATCATTCTTGTGTGTATGATGGCTGTCGTCAGTGCATACTCCGTTGGATTTGGACCAA TGACCTGGCTTCTCCTGAGTGAAATATTTCCACCCGCTGTCAGAGGAAGGGCATTTGCATTCACCAGCTGCTTCAACTGGGCTGCCAACCTGTTGGTCACATTCACATTCTTGAATTGTATCG ATGCGATCGGTCTGTCTGGGATGTTTCTTTTGTATGGGATGGCTGCTGTGGCAGCTGcggtcttcttcttcttcatgctACCAGAGACCAAAGGGAAGACTCTGGAACAGATAGACAAGGAGCTGTGTTCAAACAA GTTTTATCATAGTGAGGAGTGCTGTTGCATCATCAGCTGGAGAAACACTTCCCCACAGTATCAAAGAGTGCACTGTCAAGTTAGCCCCTCAGGGTGA
- the tp53rk gene encoding EKC/KEOPS complex subunit TP53RK, which produces MAQEKSMAVPEFLSKAKLVKQGAEARVYRAEFLGKPTIVKERFPKRYRHPMLDEKLTHRRTVQEVRSILRCRRAGISAPVVYFVDYTSHCIFLEEIVGSSTVRDHIASTQRSDSCKELELERLADRVGLILAKMHDEDVIHGDLTTSNMLLRYGLEDGEFDLFLIDFGLSYISALPEDKGVDLYVLEKAFLSTHPNTEALFERLLKSYAAASSKSSAVIKKLDEVRLRGRKRSMVG; this is translated from the exons ATGGCCCAGGAGAAGAGCATGGCGGTCCCAGAGTTCCTCAGTAAAGCAAAGTTAGTAAAACAAGGAGCAGAAGCCCGGGTGTACCGGGCAGAGTTTCTGGGAAAGCCGACAATTGTGAAAGAAAGGTTCCCGAAACGCTACAGACACCCAATGCTGGACGAAAAACTGACCCACCGCAGGACGGTGCAGGAGGTCCGCTCCATACTGCGCTGCCGGAGAGCAG GCATATCTGCCCCTGTAGTCTATTTTGTGGACTACACATCCCACTGTATTTTTTTGGAGGAGATCGTGGGTTCCTCGACTGTACGTGACCACATCGCATCCACCCAGCGGTCTGATTCCTGTAaggagctggagctggagcGACTGGCTGACAGAGTGGGCCTGATCCTGGCCAAAATGCACGACGAGGACGTCATCCATGGAGACCTGACCACCTCCAACATGCTGCTGAGATACGGCCTGGAGGATGGGGAGTTTGACCTGTTCCTCATCGACTTCGGCCTGAGTTACATCTCTGCTCTGCCTGAGGATAAGGGGGTGGACCTATACGTGCTGGAGAAAGCTTTCCTCAGTACCCACCCCAACACTGAAGCACTGTTTGAGAGGCTGCTGAAGAGCTATGCAGCGGCATCAAGCAAGTCGTCAGCAGTCATTAAAAAGCTTGATGAGGTTCGCttgagagggaggaagaggtcAATGGTGGGATGA
- the csnk2a4 gene encoding casein kinase II subunit alpha codes for MSGPVPSRARVYTEVNTHRPREYWDYESHVVEWGNQDDFQLVRKLGRGKYSEVFEAINITNNEKVVVKILKPVKKKKIKREIKILENLRGGPNIISLIDIVKDPVSRTPALVFEHVNNTDFKQLYQTLTDYDIRFYMYEILKALDYCHSMGIMHRDVKPHNVMIDHEHRKLRLIDWGLAEFYHPGQEYNVRVASRYFKGPELLVDYQMYDYSLDMWSLGCMLASMIFRKEPFFHGHDNYDQLVRIAKVLGTEDLYDYIDKYNIELEPRFNDILGRHSRKRWERFVHSENQHLVSPEALDFLDKLLRYDHQARLTAREAMDHPYFFPIVKDQSRVAGANLPSGNTAVGTANMITGISALPASTALGPFTGSPVLSASTNVLSTPVAAAVGAPQ; via the exons aaACCAGGATGACTTTCAATTGGTGCGTAAGCTAGGGCGTGGCAAGTACAGTGAAGTCTTTGAAGCAATCAACATCACTAATAATGAGAAGGTGGTGGTGAAGATACTCAAG CccgtgaaaaaaaagaaaatcaagcgTGAGATCAAGATTTTGGAGAACCTACGTGGAGGTCCTAACATAATCTCCCTCATCGATATTGTGAAAGACCCAGTA TCCAGGACGCCTGCCTTGGTCTTTGAGCATGTTAACAACACAGACTTCAAG CAACTGTACCAGACCCTGACAGACTATGACATCCGGTTCTACATGTACGAGATCCTCAAG GCCCTGGACTACTGCCACAGCATGGGAATCATGCATAGAGATGTAAAGCCACATAATGTGATGATTGATCATGAACACCGCAAG TTGCGCCTTATTGACTGGGGTCTGGCTGAGTTTTACCACCCAGGACAGGAGTACAACGTCAGAGTCGCCTCCCGCTACTTTAAGGGACCCGAGCTTCTGGTGGACTATCAG atgtATGACTACAGTCTGGATATGTGGAGCTTGGGCTGTATGTTGGCAAGCATGATCTTCAGGAAGGAGCCTTTCTTCCATGGACATGACAACTATGACCAG TTGGTGAGAATAGCGAAGGTTCTGGGGACTGAAGACCTCTACGACTACATTGACAAGTACAATATTGAGCTGGAACCTCGTTTCAACGATATCCTGGGAAG GCATTCTCGTAAGCGATGGGAGCGGTTTGTCCACAGTGAGAACCAGCACCTGGTCAGCCCCGAGGCTTTGGATTTCCTGGACAAGCTGCTGCGATATGACCACCAGGCCCGGCTAACTGCCCGCGAGGCCATGGATCACCCTTACTTTT TCCCCATCGTGAAGGATCAGTCTCGTGTGGCCGGAGCCAACCTGCCCAGTGGGAACACAGCTGTTGGCACAGCCAACATGATCACTG GTATCTCTGCCTTGCCAGCCTCCACTGCCCTGGGCCCTTTCACTGGCTCGCCGGTCCTCTCTGCCTCCACCAACGTCCTGAGCACCCCGGTGGCAGCTGCTGTCGGTGCCCCGCAGTGA
- the slc2a10 gene encoding solute carrier family 2, facilitated glucose transporter member 10 isoform X1 has product MGSSILPLASVMSSLGGLVFGYELGIISGALLQLKAEFRLSCVQQEALVSSLLIGALLASIVGGCLIDHRGRRNSILLSNVLILIGSLVLLIDSFSALVVGRMTLGFAMCISSMSCCIFVSEMVSPDRRGFLVTLYEAGITVGILAAYAMNYILSDSKRGWKWMFGLAVVPTMIQLVSIWFLPSSTKESLSQKYCFQTERDQISTVGNQEADDSEVSSSMENRKVQFNSMYLIQRKDNMRTRTVIGLGLVLFQQFTGQPNVLLYASTIFHSVGFQSNASAVLASVGLGLVKVIATLTSMVFSDRVGRRPLLISGCSVMALCLITIGFLSGHSLMNAKRPCNSEDFNVNRTDVPHLNVFDMPESQRLLNTNTQDVVLDQVRQKLPDTPLASPPGAHGTVVNWIILVCMMAVVSAYSVGFGPMTWLLLSEIFPPAVRGRAFAFTSCFNWAANLLVTFTFLNCIDAIGLSGMFLLYGMAAVAAAVFFFFMLPETKGKTLEQIDKELCSNKFYHSEECCCIISWRNTSPQYQRVHCQVSPSG; this is encoded by the exons ATGG GTAGTTCCATCCTCCCGTTGGCCAGTGTTATGTCCAGTCTGGGCGGCCTGGTCTTTGGTTATGAGTTGGGCATCATCTCAGGTGCTTTGCTGCAGCTCAAAGCAGAGTTCAGACTCTCATGTGTCCAGCAGGAGGCTCTGGTTAGCTCTTTGTTGATAGGAGCTCTGCTGGCCTCCATTGTGGGCGGCTGCTTGATCGACCATCGGGGCCGCAGGAACTCCATCCTCCTCAGCAATGTCTTGATCCTTATCGGCAGCCTGGTCCTGCTCATCGACTCCTTCTCTGCACTGGTGGTGGGCAGGATGACACTGGGCTTCGCCATGTGTATATCCTCCATGTCCTGCTGCATCTTTGTGTCCGAGATGGTTAGCCCGGACCGAAGGGGCTTTCTGGTAACACTGTATGAAGCTGGAATCACTGTGGGCATCCTAGCAGCTTATGCTATGAACTACATCCTGTCTGACTCCAAAAGAGGGTGGAAGTGGATGTTTGGATTAGCCGTAGTACCAACTATGATTCAGCTGGTCTCTATCTGGTTTCTTCCATCCAGCACAAAGGAATCTTTAAGCcaaaagtattgctttcaaacTGAAAGAGACCAAATAAGTACTGTCGGAAACCAAGAAGCAGATGACTCAGAAGTCAGCTCCAGTATGGAAAACAGGAAGGTTCAGTTCAACAGCATGTACCTTATCCAGCGTAAAGACAACATGAGGACTCGGACTGTCATTGGCCTCGGACTGGTGCTCTTTCAGCAGTTCACAGGCCAGCCCAATGTTCTCCTCTACGCCTCCACTATCTTCCACTCAGTGGGGTTTCAGAGCAATGCCTCAGCAGTGCTGGCATCTGTTGGCTTGGGGTTAGTCAAAGTGATCGCTACTCTAACCTCCATGGTGTTTTCAGACAGGGTGGGCAGGAGGCCTCTGCTCATCAGTGGTTGCTCTGTTATGGCGCTGTGTCTGATAACCATTGGATTCCTCAGTGGGCATTCACTGATGAATGCTAAGAGGCCTTGTAATTCTGAGGACTTTAACGTTAACAGAACAGATGTAcctcatttaaatgtttttgacatGCCTGAGAGCCAAAGACTCCTTAATACCAACACACAAGATGTAGTACTTGATCAAGTTAGACAGAAACTACCGGACACTCCTCTGGCATCTCCTCCTGGCGCCCATGGCACAGTTGTGAACTGGATCATTCTTGTGTGTATGATGGCTGTCGTCAGTGCATACTCCGTTGGATTTGGACCAA TGACCTGGCTTCTCCTGAGTGAAATATTTCCACCCGCTGTCAGAGGAAGGGCATTTGCATTCACCAGCTGCTTCAACTGGGCTGCCAACCTGTTGGTCACATTCACATTCTTGAATTGTATCG ATGCGATCGGTCTGTCTGGGATGTTTCTTTTGTATGGGATGGCTGCTGTGGCAGCTGcggtcttcttcttcttcatgctACCAGAGACCAAAGGGAAGACTCTGGAACAGATAGACAAGGAGCTGTGTTCAAACAA GTTTTATCATAGTGAGGAGTGCTGTTGCATCATCAGCTGGAGAAACACTTCCCCACAGTATCAAAGAGTGCACTGTCAAGTTAGCCCCTCAGGGTGA